The Antarcticibacterium flavum genome contains the following window.
GTCTGGACCTTTTTATTTAGTATTATGTAGAAAAAATTTTCATTTCCTCGAGATTAATTCAAGCTTAAGCACAGAGTCGCAGGAGTTGAAAAGGAGTTTCACGGAGTTAATCTGGAAATGAGTATTTATTAAAAAGAAAATCAAAAAATTATTTTTCCATGTCCGGACTTTCTACTCTCCACTCTCCTCTTTTCACTTTTTAACCTACAACCTACAACCTACAACCTACAACCTACAACGTGCAACCTACAACCTACAACCTACAACTTTTGCCAACTTACAACTAATAACAAGTCTAAAAGCGAAGCGGTCTAATATCTAATATCTAGCAGCGCCAGCGGTCTCCTTTCAATACCACCTCTTCTTATTTGACTTCGATCCACTCCCTTTTCTTCCTTTTTTATGCTTGCTACCTTGTTTTTTATGTACAGGTGGTTTGGCGTCTTTATCCTGAGGATAGGGGTTGTTCTCTTCCACAGGGATCTTTGATCCAATGAGTTTTTCTATGTTTTTTATGTAATCCCTTTCATCTGCACTGCAAAATGAAATGGAAGCTCCTACATTTCCCGCCCGCCCTGTACGGCCTATCCTGTGCACGTAAACTTCGGGAAGGTTGGGAATATCAAAGTTGAGAACAAAGTCCAGGAGATCGATATCAAGGCCTCTTGCAGCCACATCTGTAGCCACCAGGATGTTTACCTCTTTGTTTTTAAATTTGTTTAGTGCAGTGGTTCGATCACTCTGACTTTTATCCCCGTGTAGGGCCTCTGCTTTAAATCCGTTTTTAGAGAGGGAGTCGAAGGCTTTTTCAACCCCGAATTTTGTCCTTCTAAAGATCAAAACAGAGCTTTCCTTCACCACATTCCGCATTACAAACAGGAGAAGTTCGGTTTTGTCAGGCTTTGGTACCAGGTATAACTTTTGGTCTACTTCCGTGGCAGCAGAGGAATTCACGTCAACTTCAATTCGCTCCGGCTCCTGCAGCAGGTTCTTTGCAAGGTCCTGTACTTTTGGCGGGATGGTGGCAGAGAACATAAGGCGCTGCTCAATGTTTGGGGAGAGTCGTATGATCTTTTGTACTTCATCAATAAAGCCCATATCCAGCATAAGATCGGCCTCATCCAACACCAGGATCTCGATTTTTTCCAGGTCTACATACCCCTGTTTCCTAAGGTCCAAAAGCCGTCCCGGGGTTGCCACAAGGATATGAACACCATCTTTTAGTAGATTTATTTGCGGCTGCATGGAAGCACCACCAAAAACTACCCCGCTTTTAATATCTGTAAACTTCGCATAGCTGCGAATATTTTCTTCTATCTGGACAGCAAGTTCCCGGGTAGGACTAAGTATAAGGATTAACGGATGTTTTACTTTAGGGTCTTTAGAGACCTGCTTGTACAGCAACTGCAGTAAAGGGATCGCAAACGCACCTGTTTTTCCCGTCCCCGTCTGTGCCGATGCCAGGACATCATTCCTCCTGAGCACCTCGGGGATCACTTTTTCCTGAACAGGAGTAGGAGTGTGGTGTCCAAGTTCGGCTATTCCCTGTTGTATTGCTGTGGATAAAGGTAAGTCTTCGAAGGTCATGTTTTTTTGTTGTATAGTGTATAAAGTATAGTGTATAATGTCTTTTTTAGCAGGTTTTGATTAGCCTACATTTTCTAAATTTGAAGTTTCCCTTATTTATTTTTATGGGGTATTTCCTATAAACAATTTACCGTATACAATATACAACCTTCAAATTACAGTATACAGTATGCAACCCTCAAAGTAAGATCAATTAATATAAAGTACCTGCGAGGTCTTCCGGCCATTTGGTGCAACCGTAACTATAAAAAGGCTGCCGCTTTCTGTATCCTCAATATCCTTATATTTTTCTTCTTCGAGGAGATAGTTCACAAATTTTGGATTTGTGTTGCTGTGCCCTACTACCAGAACGGTTTTACCGGGAGTGTTTTTTTGAAAATCCTCGTCATTTAATTTTGAGGCGTCATAAATGGTCACTTCCTTTTGCTGTGAACCGGCTACCGCCTCTGCGGTTGCCCTGGTACGTTTATAATTTGAGGAATATATCAGGTCGAAATCGACTTCTTTGAATACCTCTGCCCATTTTTTAGCCCTTACCACGCCTTCTTCTGCAAGTTCAGGATCCCGGTTATCTGGATCGCTGGTATCTTTTTCTGCATGCCTTATAAAATAATAGGTGGTTAATCCAAGGTCATCTGCCTGCTCCATTACTTGCTTATCCTTATTTGATCCTGAATTACAAGCTATGATAAATGGTAAAAAAAGTAAAAGATATTTTCGCATAGATTTAATTTTTTATATTCAGTTCCATAAGAATGAGCTGATTGATCTGTCGCCCCAGGGAATTGAAATTGTTATCACTTATCAATAAAAGGGTCCTGTTCCCATTAGGAAGAATGGGGCCAAAGGTCATCCCTTCAATATTATCAATTATATTTTCCTTAAGTTCTTTTCGTACCGATTTAAAATCGAAGATAAGGGTTTTTTTGGCTGCGGTGTATTCTTGTTTTCGAAGGTTTAAGATCTCAAGAGTATTTGATGCCTGCCTGGCATCCACATCAAAGATCCTTACCGTATTGCCCTGGCTTCCATGTCCTGCAGAAAAGGCCCTTTCCAATACCAGGAATCTATTGGGAGCATATTCAATAAGTTCGGTTAGACCGTTCACTGCAAAATATAACCAGGGGATCTTTGTTATTCCCTCCAACTGCATTACAAATTGCCTGGTAGCTTCGCCCGCTTCATTGAAATGTGTGATCCTTACAGGGCTTTTGGTAGGGAACAGTTTTGGCTTTGAACCGTCTTTTACCAGCGGAAGTTCCATCCCCGCCCAGTAACCACCTCTTCCACTTGCTGTAAGGCCTTCAAATACTCCGTTATTTCTGGGTTTTTGTTCTCCTGAAGCAAGGAAATATTCTGGGAGGTTGTATTTTCTTATGAACTCTCCTGTAGGAGATACATGAAAAATTGCCGGGTCGTGCCCTTTTAAAATGGAGCCTTCACTGGTTAGCACAATTTCGTTCCTGTTTTTGTCATACCTTATTGCTTCCAGGTCCAGGGTGTTGTTGCTGAAGAATTCGTGGTCCTTCTGAAGTTCAATTACTTCTGTAAACAAAACAGTATCTATTCCAGAATGATTTACTGGGATTTTAACCCGGTAAAAACGAGGATTTCCGGGGTGGTCACAAACCAGGTAATAATCTCCCTGGTGAAAATCGATCCCGGAAAGGCCACCTACTATTGTACCGCCAACTTCAAGATCTTCAGGAATAATATAATCATTTAGAAATGTCAATTCCAGGTTGTTGGTGTTCAACTGTTTACTTGTTCCGCAAGAGGTGAGAACCAGAAGCAGGAAAAGAGTAAAGAGGTAATTTTTCATTAAAAATCCTTAGAAGTTAATCATTTAGAAGGCCGGCATCCCGGGGGGTTGCAAAAATAACAAATCGTTAAGACAAATATGTGAAATTCTTGAGACAAACGCAGATGCTCAAATAGTATCTTTAATTATTATTAATTACTAAAAACCAATAGTTATGAATGATGATCAATTAGAAGGAAAATGGAAACAGGTTAAAGGTAAATTCAAGCAAAACTATGCGAATGTTACCGATGATGATACCACGTACTCTGAAGGTAAATTTGACGAAATGTTAGGTAGACTGCAGGAGAAAACTGGAAAATCCAAGGAAGATCTAAAAAGAGAGATTGATAGACTTTAATCTCGATAAGGAATAAAAAAGAGGCTGTCCCAAAAAGGCAGCCTCTTTTGTTTTTAAAAAAAGTTCATTTATTCCACATCAACAGTTTCCTGGTTCCTGAACACCAGGTTGTCATCAAATTCATCCAGCAGTATAATGCTATCTGTTGTCACCTTGCCAGAAAGTATTTCCTTGGATAGCTTATTGAGAACTTCCCGTTGCACAACCCGTTTTACCGGCCTTGCACCAAATTGAGGATCAAAGCCACGGGCAGCGAGGAATTTGATAGCCTCCTCTGTAGCATCAAGAACAATTCCCTGCTTTGATAGCATTTGCTTCACATTCCTTAGCTGCAGGTCCACAATTTTACGAATATCGTTTTTGGACAATGGCGTGAACATCACAATATCGTCTATCCTGTTTATGAACTCTGGGCGCACACTTTGTTTAAGCAGGCCTAAAACTTCATTCTTGGCACTTTCCATGGCTGTATCAATATCTTTTACAGCCTCAAATTTTTCCTGGATGATGTGCGATCCCATGTTTGAGGTCATTATAATAATTGTGTTCTTAAAATCTGCAAGTCTGCCTTTATTATCGGTAAGTCGGCCCTCATCAAGAACTTGCAGCAGGATATTGAAAGTATCGGGTTGAGCTTTCTCAATCTCATCCAGCAGTACAACTGAATAAGGTTTTCTTCGCACAGCCTCTGTCAACTGCCCCCCTTCATCATATCCAACATATCCCGGAGGCGCACCAACCAGCCTGCTCACAGCATGTCTTTCCTGGTATTCACTCATATCTATTCTGGTCATTGCAGCTTCATCGTCAAAAAGATATTCTGCCAAAGCCTTGGCCAGCTCTGTTTTACCTACCCCTGTAGTTCCCAGGAAGAGGAAAGTTCCTATAGGTCTTTTCTGGTCCTGTAGGCCGGCCCTGCTTCTTCTTACGGCGTCACTTACAGCCTGTATAGCTTCTTCCTGTCCCACGACCCGCTTATGTAGTTCATCTTCAAGGCGTAGTAACTTCTCTCTTTCGCTTTGCAGCATTTTTGTCACCGGTACCCCGGTCCATTTTGCAACAACTTCGGCTATATCTTCATAGGTTACTTCTTCCTTAATGAGAGTATGGCTGTCCTGGTTCTCATCCAGTTCCTTCTGTAACTTTTCAAGGCGCTCCTGGCTTTCCTTGATCTTTCCGTAGCGAATTTCAGCAACCTTACCATAATCTCCTTCCCGTTCAGCTCTTTCAGCTTCCAGTTTGAATTGCTCGATATCAGATTTTGCCGTCTGTATATTATCGACAACTTCCTTCTCATTTTTCCAGCGGGCGTTAAGTTCATTGCGCTCTTCTTTAAGATTTGCCAGGTCTGCCCGAAGCATTTTCAGCTTATTCTCATCATTTTCCCTTTTGATGGCCTCTATCTCGATCTCCAGCTGGGTGATCTTCCTGTCCAGCACATCCAGCTCTTCTGGTTTGGAATTTATTTCCATTCGCAGCTTGGAGGCCGACTCGTCCATAAGGTCAATGGCTTTATCTGGAAGAAACCTGTTCGTGATATATCTTTGGGAAAGCTCCACAGCAGCGATGATCGCCTCATCCTTAATACGTACCTTATGATGGGTCTCATATTTTTCTTTTATACCCCTTAAAATGGAAATAGCACTTTCTGTATCTGGTTCATCTACTACTACCTTTTGGAACCTACGCTCCAGGGCTTTGTCCTTTTCAAAGTATTTTTGATATTCATCCAGGGTAGTGGCTCCAATTGCACGCAATTCTCCTCTTGCCAAAGCAGGTTTCAGGATGTTTGCGGCATCCATAGCCCCCTGTCCACCACCGGCACCAACCAGGGTATGGATCTCATCAATAAAAAGGACAATATTCCCCTCGCTGGAGGTTACCTCCTTAACGACAGCTTTCAGCCTCTCCTCAAACTCACCTTTATATTTGGCACCTGCAATTAATGCACCCATATCCAGGGAGTATATTTGCTTGTCTTTTAGATTCTCGGGTATGTCGCCTGCTATGATCCTGTGGGCAAGGCCTTCAGCAATTGCAGTTTTACCCACTCCGGGTTCTCCTACAAGCATAGGGTTATTTTTTGTCCTTCTGGAAAGTATTTGTAATACCCGTCGTATTTCCTCATCCCTCCCAATTACAGGATCGAGTTTCCCTTCCTCTGCCATTTGGTTGAGGTTCTTGGCGTATTTGTTCAGGGAATTATATGTTTCCTCTGCACTTTGCGAGGTTACCCGGTCTCCTTTTCTTAATTCCTCAATGGCCGCTTTTAAGCTTTTTTCAGTAGCCCCCTGGTCTTTCAGGATCTGGGCCACCTTACTGGAGGATTTGAAAATTGCCAGGATAAGGTGTTCTACAGAGACATATTCATCGTTCATCTTCTTGGCAACGCTCCCTGCCTCATTTACAGTCTTTGATCCCTCACGTGAGAGCATAATATCCCCACCACTAACCTTAGGAAAACTTTGAAGTGTATTGTCCAGAATCTGGTTGAAAAGATTGACATTGATATTAAGTTTCTTAAGAATGAACGGTGTAACATTTTCGTCTACCATTGTAATGGCTTTGAAAATATGTTCATTCTCTATTTGCTGGTGGCCTAATTCCTGTGCAAGCTGCTGGGCTTGCTGGATGGCTTCCTGTGATTTTATAGTAAAGTTGTTAAAGTTCATAGGTCATTTAATTTTTAAGGAAGATAACAATTCATATACCAGCAGGGGGTACAGGACAAAATGACCGATTAATCTATGCTTTTAACAGACATTTTGACGGTATAGAAGTAGATCACCCTTAAATTTACCACATTTTCAATTCACGTCTCACCTTCAGATTGTAAAATTTAATAATTTGGTATGGAAAATTTTATTGGATATCCTTTATTTTTATCATTATTATAAAAATAGAACTATGGGATTTTTTGATAAAATGTTTAAAAGTGAAAGAGATATTGCGAAGGATGAAATAAAAAAGGTTCCCTGGACGCAGTTGACAGATGAAGAAACGCTGGATGAAATTGCCGAGCTTTCTAATGAAACCCCAGTGGCTATTCTCAAACATTCCACCAGTTGTGGGATAAGCAGGATGGTGTTAAGACAATTTGAGCAGGAATATAATATTGAGGAAGGTAAAATAAAACTTTACTTCCTGGACCTTTTAAATTACAGGTCTGTTTCAAATAGGATCGCCGCAAAATTTAATGTACCACACGAAAGTCCGCAGCTTATTATTATTAAGGAAGGGAAGGTGGTATATGACGCTTCCCACAGCGAGGTAGGAGCAGCTAGTTTGTCGCAATTTGTAGCTTAATAACTGCAGCAGGATTAACTTAATATATTTTTATATTTTGTTGTTAAAGTATGCTAATCAGATTATTACAAAAAAATGATGGTAGTATATTGAAAAGGATTTATTAACCTTTTTAAATATAATTTTTATGGAAAATCAGGGAAATCGCGACCGCGATCAAAACCAGAGAAATCAGGATCAAAGGAACCAGGACCAGCAAAGAAATCAACAGCAGGCCCAGGGTAGGAATCAGGATCAATCCCAAGGTGATGCAAGACATCAACAGGGAAATGAACCCGGGGAAGAGGAAAGAAAGAGAAAGCAGCAGGCTGGAGGACAGGAACATCAACAAAGACAGGAAGGCCAAACAGGACCACAAAGCAGTGGGCGCAGGCAGGGAAGACTGGAAGATGAAGATGAAATGAATGATGAAAGAAGGTAACCCATTCTTTTATATTTTTAAAGGCCATCGTTGACAGCAACGGTGGCTTTTTTTATTTATTCCTGCAGGACCAGGTATCATTCGCCAGAAAAAATCCCAAGACAGGAAGGCTTTAATTTTAGGAGGAGTAGATTGATCGTGTATAATATTGAAAGTGATAATGGTGAACTTTTCCTCATACCCATTAGCCCCTTGAATTTGCTACGGCAAAAAGCTCTTATTAGTATTCCTTTTAGAGATGCGTGTTAAAGTTTGCAAACCAGGGGATTAAAATTTTTTCGGTTAACTAAATTGAAAACTGTTTGGGATTTAAAAATAGCTCATTATGGAAAATAAAATAGCTCATTATGGAAAATAAAAAAGATAAAATTCCTGAAACAGATCAAAGAAATCCACAGAAAGATCAGAAAAAACAACAGGAAAGAGGAAGTACGGAAAAAGAGGATAAACAAAAAAAATCTTCTTCAAAGGATGGAAATTTGGGCTCTAAACAGGAAAGGGGTCAACAAGGTGGTAAACAGGGTGCAGTTGATAAGAAAGTAACAGACCGGGATAGAAAAGATTGGGAAAATCAAGGGAAATAGAAACCTGCTATTCTTAAATTTTAAAGCAACAACAAATAATTTATTGATATGGAAAACAAGGAGCAAAGAGATCGCAACAGGGATAAGAACCTGGATGATATGAAAATGAACAGGGAGGAATCAACCAATGTAAAAAATAAAGAGAAGCGAGAGCGAAACAGAAATTGGGACCAGGTTCAAAGAAGACAACAGGCAAGTCCCAGGAGTTATAGTGAAAATACCGAATCTGAAAATATCGAGAACCAGAATACGAGAGCCAAAGATGAACAGGTAGATGAAGAGACCCATAATGACCTGCAGGGAGGGGATAACAACCGTGGCAGAGTGGGAGACAAAGCTTCTGAAAGGCAACAAACAATCGATAAAGAAAATGCTTCCAAAGACAGGAGAGTAGACTAGTAACACTCTATTATATACCAATGAAAAAAGCCACCCGAAAGGATGGCTTTTTTGAAATAAATACTATTAAAAATTTATCTCGAGTTATTTTTCTTTGGCTGGAATACAGGTAATAATTTTGTGCTTACCTCCCCAAATCCAATTCTCCTGTCCTGGCTTTCGCAATAGCCCCGCATAATAACGGTATCATTATCTTCAATAAATTTGCGTTCACTACCATCCTTCAATTTTACGGGTTTTTCTCCTCTCCAGGATAATTCCAGCATAGAGCCGTAAGAATCTGGGGTGGGTCCTGAAATTGTTCCCGATCCCATCATATCACCTGAATTTACAGGGCAGCCATTAATGGTATGGTGAGCCAGTTGCTGACTCATATTCCAGTACATATATTTAAAGTTTGATCTTGTGACAGTAGTTTCTTCTCCATTTTCAGGTTTTAGGGAAACTTCCAGTTTTATGTCAAAGCTTTTTTTGCCAGAGAATTGCAGGTATGGCAACAATTCTTTTTCAGGTTTAGGACTTTCAGTCCTGAAAGGTTCCAATGCATCCAGAGTCACGATCCAGGGAGAGACAGATGACGCGAAATTCTTCGCCAGGAATGGGCCTAATGGAACATATTCCCATTTTTGAATATCCCGGGCGCTCCAGTCATTAAAAAGGACAAGTCCAAAGATATATTCCTCTGCCTCATCAATAGGAATAGGTTCCCCCAGAGGATTGGCATCTGTTGTGATAAAAGCCATTTCAAGTTCAAAATCCACGAGTTTAGAAGGTCCAAAAACCGGCTCTTTTGCTCCTGCCGGGAGGGTTTGACCTTGTGGGCGGTGTACCGGGATCCCGCTTGGAATGATTGAAGAGCTCCTCCCGTGATAACCTACGGGAATGTGTAACCAGTTTGGGAGCAAGGCATTTTCAGGATCCCTGAACATGGTCCCTACATTGGTTGCGTGCTCCTTACTGGAATAAAAATCTGTATAATCACCCACCTGTACAGGAAGTTGCATTTCAATCTCGTCAAGAGTGAAAAGGACAATATTACGGTGGTCCTGGTTATTCTTTAGTTTTTCGTTCTTTGTGTCAAAAATTTCAGCGATTCGGTTCCTAACGAGCCTCCAGGTCTTCTTCCCGTCTGATATGAAATCGTTAAGGGAATCCTGTAGAAAAATATCATCGGTTAAAGGTATACCTTCAAAGTATCCCAGCTGGTGAAGGGCCCCAAGGTCTATTGCATAATCCCCAATCCTGGTTCCTATGGTGATGATGTCATCCCGGGTTAAAAAGACCCCGAACGGTATGTTCTGAATAGGGAAATCTGTATTTTCAGGAGTGTCCAGCCACGTTTTTCGTTTGGGATCATTTGCTGTAATAGGCATATAATTTTTTGTTTTATTCTTAATT
Protein-coding sequences here:
- a CDS encoding DEAD/DEAH box helicase, which translates into the protein MTFEDLPLSTAIQQGIAELGHHTPTPVQEKVIPEVLRRNDVLASAQTGTGKTGAFAIPLLQLLYKQVSKDPKVKHPLILILSPTRELAVQIEENIRSYAKFTDIKSGVVFGGASMQPQINLLKDGVHILVATPGRLLDLRKQGYVDLEKIEILVLDEADLMLDMGFIDEVQKIIRLSPNIEQRLMFSATIPPKVQDLAKNLLQEPERIEVDVNSSAATEVDQKLYLVPKPDKTELLLFVMRNVVKESSVLIFRRTKFGVEKAFDSLSKNGFKAEALHGDKSQSDRTTALNKFKNKEVNILVATDVAARGLDIDLLDFVLNFDIPNLPEVYVHRIGRTGRAGNVGASISFCSADERDYIKNIEKLIGSKIPVEENNPYPQDKDAKPPVHKKQGSKHKKGRKGSGSKSNKKRWY
- a CDS encoding SixA phosphatase family protein yields the protein MRKYLLLFLPFIIACNSGSNKDKQVMEQADDLGLTTYYFIRHAEKDTSDPDNRDPELAEEGVVRAKKWAEVFKEVDFDLIYSSNYKRTRATAEAVAGSQQKEVTIYDASKLNDEDFQKNTPGKTVLVVGHSNTNPKFVNYLLEEEKYKDIEDTESGSLFIVTVAPNGRKTSQVLYIN
- a CDS encoding esterase-like activity of phytase family protein, whose translation is MKNYLFTLFLLLVLTSCGTSKQLNTNNLELTFLNDYIIPEDLEVGGTIVGGLSGIDFHQGDYYLVCDHPGNPRFYRVKIPVNHSGIDTVLFTEVIELQKDHEFFSNNTLDLEAIRYDKNRNEIVLTSEGSILKGHDPAIFHVSPTGEFIRKYNLPEYFLASGEQKPRNNGVFEGLTASGRGGYWAGMELPLVKDGSKPKLFPTKSPVRITHFNEAGEATRQFVMQLEGITKIPWLYFAVNGLTELIEYAPNRFLVLERAFSAGHGSQGNTVRIFDVDARQASNTLEILNLRKQEYTAAKKTLIFDFKSVRKELKENIIDNIEGMTFGPILPNGNRTLLLISDNNFNSLGRQINQLILMELNIKN
- a CDS encoding CsbD family protein yields the protein MNDDQLEGKWKQVKGKFKQNYANVTDDDTTYSEGKFDEMLGRLQEKTGKSKEDLKREIDRL
- the clpB gene encoding ATP-dependent chaperone ClpB, whose translation is MNFNNFTIKSQEAIQQAQQLAQELGHQQIENEHIFKAITMVDENVTPFILKKLNINVNLFNQILDNTLQSFPKVSGGDIMLSREGSKTVNEAGSVAKKMNDEYVSVEHLILAIFKSSSKVAQILKDQGATEKSLKAAIEELRKGDRVTSQSAEETYNSLNKYAKNLNQMAEEGKLDPVIGRDEEIRRVLQILSRRTKNNPMLVGEPGVGKTAIAEGLAHRIIAGDIPENLKDKQIYSLDMGALIAGAKYKGEFEERLKAVVKEVTSSEGNIVLFIDEIHTLVGAGGGQGAMDAANILKPALARGELRAIGATTLDEYQKYFEKDKALERRFQKVVVDEPDTESAISILRGIKEKYETHHKVRIKDEAIIAAVELSQRYITNRFLPDKAIDLMDESASKLRMEINSKPEELDVLDRKITQLEIEIEAIKRENDENKLKMLRADLANLKEERNELNARWKNEKEVVDNIQTAKSDIEQFKLEAERAEREGDYGKVAEIRYGKIKESQERLEKLQKELDENQDSHTLIKEEVTYEDIAEVVAKWTGVPVTKMLQSEREKLLRLEDELHKRVVGQEEAIQAVSDAVRRSRAGLQDQKRPIGTFLFLGTTGVGKTELAKALAEYLFDDEAAMTRIDMSEYQERHAVSRLVGAPPGYVGYDEGGQLTEAVRRKPYSVVLLDEIEKAQPDTFNILLQVLDEGRLTDNKGRLADFKNTIIIMTSNMGSHIIQEKFEAVKDIDTAMESAKNEVLGLLKQSVRPEFINRIDDIVMFTPLSKNDIRKIVDLQLRNVKQMLSKQGIVLDATEEAIKFLAARGFDPQFGARPVKRVVQREVLNKLSKEILSGKVTTDSIILLDEFDDNLVFRNQETVDVE
- the ytxJ gene encoding bacillithiol system redox-active protein YtxJ gives rise to the protein MGFFDKMFKSERDIAKDEIKKVPWTQLTDEETLDEIAELSNETPVAILKHSTSCGISRMVLRQFEQEYNIEEGKIKLYFLDLLNYRSVSNRIAAKFNVPHESPQLIIIKEGKVVYDASHSEVGAASLSQFVA
- the fahA gene encoding fumarylacetoacetase: MPITANDPKRKTWLDTPENTDFPIQNIPFGVFLTRDDIITIGTRIGDYAIDLGALHQLGYFEGIPLTDDIFLQDSLNDFISDGKKTWRLVRNRIAEIFDTKNEKLKNNQDHRNIVLFTLDEIEMQLPVQVGDYTDFYSSKEHATNVGTMFRDPENALLPNWLHIPVGYHGRSSSIIPSGIPVHRPQGQTLPAGAKEPVFGPSKLVDFELEMAFITTDANPLGEPIPIDEAEEYIFGLVLFNDWSARDIQKWEYVPLGPFLAKNFASSVSPWIVTLDALEPFRTESPKPEKELLPYLQFSGKKSFDIKLEVSLKPENGEETTVTRSNFKYMYWNMSQQLAHHTINGCPVNSGDMMGSGTISGPTPDSYGSMLELSWRGEKPVKLKDGSERKFIEDNDTVIMRGYCESQDRRIGFGEVSTKLLPVFQPKKNNSR